A stretch of DNA from Pseudonocardia hierapolitana:
CCGTCGAGGGTGACGACGGAGTTGTTCGACATGTTCTGGGCCTTGAACGGCGCCACCGCGACGCCCCGGCGCGCGAGCAGCCGGCAGATCCCGGTGACCAGGGCGCTCTTGCCGGCGTCCGAGGTCGTGCCCGCCACCAGCAGTGCCCCGTGCATGGCGCAAGTGTCCCCCGCCGGGAGTCCGTTGCGTGTATCGGCGGATCCAGGTTCCTGCTGAGTGCGCCGGCGAGGCGTCCCTCGTATCCGGACCGGCATACTCGGGCGGCTCGCCGGTGCGCTCAGCGGGGAGCTGGGCCGTCGAGACATGTGGCGGGCTCCCGGTGGGGGGCACTTGTATCGTCCGGGGCGTGAGGTTCCTCCTGCGTCCCGGTTGGCTCGCCCTCATCGCGGTGGTCATCGGGTTCGCGGTCGCCGCGTTCACGCTGCTCGCCCCGTGGCAGTTCGGCCGCGAGGCGCAGCGCGACGCCCAGCAGCGCGCGATCGACGCCGCGTCCGCCACCGCGCCCGTGCCGCTCGCGGAGATGGTGCCCCCCGGCGAGCCGGTGACGCGGGAGGACGAGTGGCGGCAGGTCACGGTCACCGGCACGTTCGTGCCGGAGGGCGAGGGGCTCGTGCGGCTGCGGGTGGTGGACGGCCAGCCCGCCGTCGAGGTGCTCACCCCGTTCCGCACCGATGACGGGCGTCTCGTCACGGTGAACCGCGGATCGGTCGCCGCCGCGTCCGGCGCCACCGTGCCCGACTACGCGCCGCCGCCCGCAGGCCCCGTCACGCTCACCGCCCGGCTGCGGCTCGACGAGACCGACCCGCAGGGCCGTGCCGCGATCGAGACCGACGGGCACCGCCAGATCTACGCCTCCGACTCCCGCGCGCTCGCCACCGCGACCGGCCTCCCGCTCGAACCGGGGTTCCTGCAGCTCGCCGACGGGCAGCCGGGCGTGCTGCGCCCGCTCGACGTGGCCCCCACCGCCGGCGGCGACGCCCCGTTCACCAACTTCTCCTACGCCCTGCAGTGGCTCACGTTCGGCGTGATCGCCCTGTTCGCGCTCGGCTACTTCGTGCGGCTGGAGCTGCTGCAGCGCCGCGGCACCGACCGGCGCGGGCAGCGGGCGGCCCTGCGCCGCGCCCTGGCAGGCGAGGACGAGCCCGGAAAGCACTGAGTCCCGCGTGAAGGGAGCTTCTCGATGTCCACGGCGCGCGAGCTCCTGGATGCGGCCGTGGCGGTGGTGCAGGCGGGGCTCGACGCCGGCACCCTCGACCCGGATGCGGCCCGCCGCTACGCACTTCCAGAGCTACGAACTGATGTTCTGGAACACCCTCGCCGACGCCTGATGCCACGCTGCTGCCGCCGCACAGGGCCCGTGGACCGGCTCATGCCTGCGCAACCGCCATCGTGACGGCGGTGAGGAAGTGCCGCAGCACGCCGGGATCGGGAGCGTGGTCAGGATTAATCTCGGTGAGGACGAGCCCTGCGAATCGAGGACTGGAGGCGAACACGGCCAGGCTCGCGGCCAGTTCGTCCAACCGCAACCCGATCGGGTCGCCGCCGGAGTCCGGTACGTCGGCGAGAGGCGTGTCGGCGAAGGCCAGGACGTCCACGTCGCAGTGGACGACGAAGTGGGCCCTCGCCTCCTCTGTCGCGCGCCGGGCCCGCAGGGCCGCCCCCGCCGGGTCGGCATGCACCTCGTCGACGTGCAGGTGCGTCACGCCGAGTTCGTCGAGCAGACGCAGCTCGATATCCCCCGCAGGCAGGGTGTGCCCGTAGGAGACCGAGGGCGGGCGATCGCTCCCCGGCGAACGCCACAGGCGATCGCCGCCGCCAGGACGGCCGCGGCGGCGCCGACCAGGCGGGACAGGCGCGCGGCTCGCGCGAGGTCGGCCGGACCGGGAGGCGGGCCATCGCCGAGCCGGGGCCGGTCCTCCACGCCGTGCGGGTAGACCGTGCGTCCGCCCAGAGCGACGCCCAGCGCGCCGGCGGCGGCCGCCTCCACCGGGCCTGCGTTGGGGCTCGGATGCGCCGAGCCGTCGCGGCACCATGCGGCGAACGCTCGGCGCGGCGCTCCACCGACGGCGGGCGCGAGCCCGGCGAAGAGCAGCGCCGACACGCGGGCGGGCACCAGGTTGGCTACGTCGTCGAGCCGCGCGGAGGCCCAGCCGAAGCGCCGGTACCGGGCGGACCGGTAGCCGACCATCGCGTCGAGGGTGTTCACGGCCCGGTAGGCGAGCAGGCCGGGCACCCCGCCGACGGCGCCCCACAGCAGGGGCGCCACCACGGCGTCGGAGGTGTTCTCGGCCATCGACTCGGTGCCCGCACGGGCCATCCCCCCGGCATCGAGCGCCGCCGGGTCGCGTCCGCAGAGCGACGGCAGGCGGGTGCGCGCGGCGGTCAGGTCACCGGCGGACAGCTCGCGGGCCAGGGCGGCACCGTGCGCTGCGAGCGAGGAGCCGCCCAGCACCGCCCAGGTCGCGAGGCCGGTCAGCGCCACCCCTGCGGCGGGATGACGTGCCGCCGCCCGCTCGGCCAGCACCCCCAGCGCGGCGGCCCCGCCGACGAGCACCGCGGCGTACAACGCCCCGGACGAACGCCGGTCGCCGTAGCAGCGTGCCTCGAGCGCAGCGGCGGCACGACCGAACCCGGCGACCGGGTGCCGGCGCCGCGGATCACCCAGCAGGGCGTCGGCCAGCGCTCCCACGAGCAGCCCGGCCGGACGGACCCACCTCCGCGGGCCCACCCGTCAGTCGCCGGCGACCGCCTGGCCGAGGCGCAACCCGTGCAGGCGTTGCGCCTCGGTGGCGATCTGATGCAGTGAGCAGGGCCAGCGCTCGCCCGAGCCGCTGGCGGTACGGCAGGACCTGCAGCGGCCCAGCCGGTCGGGCAGGTGCGCGGCGAGCAGCCGGCGCCACACCTCGGGCATGCCGGCCATGACGTCGGCGATGCCGCCAGCCGACTCGGGTTGCGTCACGACCGTTCCAACACGCGCAGGTCAGGCGAGCTATTCCAGGTCGTGCGGCCGGTCGCCGAGCGGCGGAATTCGCACGATCGACCGCGCGTGACGTGCGTCATAACGTTGTTCACAACCGATCGTCCGATGGCGAGGCCCGCTGGGCGCGAACGGGCCGTGACTCAGAGTGTGTACTCGCCCACGGGCGAGGTAGTCCCATCAGCGTGCAGTTCGCTCTCGCGCCCCCGCAGCTCCACGCGGCGGATCTTGCCGGAGATCGTCTTGGGCAACGCCGCGAACTCCAGCCTGCGGACCCGCTTGTACGGCGCCAGGTTGTCGCGCGCGAACTCCAGGATCGACCGGGCCGTCTCCTCGGTCGGCTCGTGGCCCGCGGCCAGCACGACGTACGCCTTCGGCACGGCGAGGCGAACCGGGTCCGGCGACGGCACGACGGCCGCCTCCGCGACCGCCGGGTGCTCGATGAGCACGCTCTCCAGCTCGAACGGGCTGATCCGGTAGTCCGAGGCCTTGAACACGTCGTCGGAGCGCCCGACGTAGGTGATGTAGCCGTCCGCGTCGCGCGAGCCGACGTCCCCGGTGTGGTAGTAGCCACCCGCCATCGCCTCGGCGTTGCGCTCGGGGTCGCCCCGGTAGCCGACCATCAGCCCCAGCGGGCGCTGCGACAGGTCGATGCAGATCTCGCCCTCGTCGCCCGGCTGATCCGTGGCCGGATCGACGAGCACGATCGGGTAGCCGGGGATCGGCCGCCCCATCGACCCGGGCTTGACGGTCTGGCCGGGCGGGTTGCCGATCTGCAGCGTGGTCTCGGTCTGCCCGAAGCCGTCGCGGATGCGGATGCCCCACGCCTTCTCGACCTGCTCGATCACCTCCGGGTTGAGCGGCTCCCCCGCGCCGACGACCTTGGTGGGCGGGTTCGCCAGGCTCGACAGGTCGGCCTGGATGAGCATCCGCCACACGGTGGGCGGCGCGCAGAAGCTGGTGACGTTGCAGCGGTCCAGCACGCCGAGCACGGACTCGGCGTCGAACTTCGCGTAGTTCATGACCAGCACGCAGGCCTCGGCGATCCACGGCGCGAAGACGTTGCTCCAGGCGTGCTTCGCCCAGCCCGGCGAGGAGATGTTGAGGTGCACGTCGCCGGGCTGCAGGCCGATCCAGTACATGGTCGACAGGTGCCCGACCGGGTAGGACGCGTGGGTGTGCTCCACGAGCTTGGGCTTCGCCGTGGTGCCGGAGGTGAAGTACAGCAGCAGCGTGTCCGTGCCGCGGGTGATGCCGTCGGGCGTGAACTGCGCTTCTGCGGTCGCCGCGTCGGCGTAGTCGAGCCAGCCCTCCGGGGCGCCACGCACGGCGATCCGCGTGTAGTCACCCTCGACGTCGTCGAACTTGCCGGCGTCACCGCCGCCGACCACCACATGCTTCGCGCCGCCTCGGTCGAGGCGGTCCCGCAGGTCGGAAGCGGTGAGCAGCGTGGTGGCCGGGATGACGATCGCGCCGAGCTTCATCGCCGCGAGCAGGGTCTCCCACAGCTCCACCTGGTTGCCGAGCATGAGGATGATCCGGTCGCCACGGGCGACGCCGTGCTGCCGCAGCCAGTTGGCCACCTGGTTCGAGCGGGCGGACAGCTCGGCGAAGGTCCAGTACGCCTCGCTACCGTCCTGCTCGACGATCCAGAGGGCGCGGGCGGCGCCCCGCTCGGGGTCGGCGGCGACGGCGTCGAAGTGGTCGAGTGCCCAGTTGAACTCGTCGATCTCGGGCCAGCGGAAGTCGCGGTAGGCCGTGTCGTAGTCCTCGCGGTGCGCCACGAGGAACTCGCGGGCCGCGTAGAAGTTCTGTACGGACGGGTTCATGACCTCACCTCGTAGTAGCCGCGCTGCCGACCCGACCCTAATGATTCCCACCGCCCGTGGCTCACCCCCGAACGGAGAGGTGGGGCACGCGATCCCCCGGACGCGCGGGACGTGCCGGCTCTCGACAGCACAGCTGCGCCCGTACGGTGGCGCGGTGATCGCGACCGGCCGACGAACCTCCCGCCCGATCGTCGCCGGAAGGGTCGCCGCCGGGAGGATCGTCACAGCAGGTGTGCTCGCCGCGTTCGTGCTCGCGGGATGCGCCCCCGCCCCCGCTCCGGGCCCGGATGTCGCCCGCCCGGT
This window harbors:
- a CDS encoding SURF1 family protein, with amino-acid sequence MRFLLRPGWLALIAVVIGFAVAAFTLLAPWQFGREAQRDAQQRAIDAASATAPVPLAEMVPPGEPVTREDEWRQVTVTGTFVPEGEGLVRLRVVDGQPAVEVLTPFRTDDGRLVTVNRGSVAAASGATVPDYAPPPAGPVTLTARLRLDETDPQGRAAIETDGHRQIYASDSRALATATGLPLEPGFLQLADGQPGVLRPLDVAPTAGGDAPFTNFSYALQWLTFGVIALFALGYFVRLELLQRRGTDRRGQRAALRRALAGEDEPGKH
- a CDS encoding cobalamin biosynthesis protein: MGPRRWVRPAGLLVGALADALLGDPRRRHPVAGFGRAAAALEARCYGDRRSSGALYAAVLVGGAAALGVLAERAAARHPAAGVALTGLATWAVLGGSSLAAHGAALARELSAGDLTAARTRLPSLCGRDPAALDAGGMARAGTESMAENTSDAVVAPLLWGAVGGVPGLLAYRAVNTLDAMVGYRSARYRRFGWASARLDDVANLVPARVSALLFAGLAPAVGGAPRRAFAAWCRDGSAHPSPNAGPVEAAAAGALGVALGGRTVYPHGVEDRPRLGDGPPPGPADLARAARLSRLVGAAAAVLAAAIACGVRRGAIARPRSPTGTPCLRGISSCVCSTNSA
- a CDS encoding AMP-binding protein, which gives rise to MNPSVQNFYAAREFLVAHREDYDTAYRDFRWPEIDEFNWALDHFDAVAADPERGAARALWIVEQDGSEAYWTFAELSARSNQVANWLRQHGVARGDRIILMLGNQVELWETLLAAMKLGAIVIPATTLLTASDLRDRLDRGGAKHVVVGGGDAGKFDDVEGDYTRIAVRGAPEGWLDYADAATAEAQFTPDGITRGTDTLLLYFTSGTTAKPKLVEHTHASYPVGHLSTMYWIGLQPGDVHLNISSPGWAKHAWSNVFAPWIAEACVLVMNYAKFDAESVLGVLDRCNVTSFCAPPTVWRMLIQADLSSLANPPTKVVGAGEPLNPEVIEQVEKAWGIRIRDGFGQTETTLQIGNPPGQTVKPGSMGRPIPGYPIVLVDPATDQPGDEGEICIDLSQRPLGLMVGYRGDPERNAEAMAGGYYHTGDVGSRDADGYITYVGRSDDVFKASDYRISPFELESVLIEHPAVAEAAVVPSPDPVRLAVPKAYVVLAAGHEPTEETARSILEFARDNLAPYKRVRRLEFAALPKTISGKIRRVELRGRESELHADGTTSPVGEYTL